In Paenibacillus sp. G2S3, a single window of DNA contains:
- a CDS encoding LysR family transcriptional regulator, producing MEFLQLQYFQAVARHEHMTKAAKELNVSQPSLSNSIQRLEKSLGVPLFERQGRNIKLNEFGKTYLQRVQQAFMELKEGQRELTDMAGLEHGVISMAVTLPYVLPTLLKEFLTLYPHVRIIQRQLGSALEMRNDLESAVIDFCISSTPVTGPDIEWLTLAEEELCLSVPKNHRFANRESISLIEAAGENFISLSSRSNFREITDAFCRQAGFEPLIAFELEEVSAVQTLVEMGLGITFTLPLALSRRSKNTEIVQLKITDPFCQRTFGIAWSRKHFLSQAALHFQKFVVDFFSKPHEYS from the coding sequence TCCAAGCGGTTGCCCGTCATGAACATATGACTAAAGCCGCAAAAGAATTAAATGTATCTCAGCCATCTCTTAGTAATTCCATACAACGTTTAGAGAAAAGCTTAGGTGTTCCCTTATTCGAACGACAAGGCAGAAATATTAAACTAAACGAATTTGGTAAAACCTATCTGCAGCGTGTCCAGCAAGCTTTTATGGAACTGAAGGAAGGCCAGCGCGAGCTTACCGATATGGCTGGACTTGAACATGGAGTCATATCAATGGCAGTTACTCTACCGTATGTATTGCCCACTTTACTAAAAGAGTTTCTTACCCTTTACCCACACGTTCGGATCATTCAGCGTCAGCTTGGCTCAGCATTAGAAATGAGAAACGATCTGGAGAGTGCAGTGATTGATTTTTGCATATCTTCGACACCTGTTACCGGACCAGACATCGAATGGCTGACCTTAGCAGAAGAAGAATTATGTTTAAGTGTGCCGAAGAATCATCGTTTTGCAAATCGCGAAAGCATTTCTTTAATTGAAGCTGCAGGTGAGAATTTCATTTCTTTGTCTTCTAGATCTAATTTCCGTGAAATTACAGATGCATTTTGCCGTCAAGCTGGATTTGAACCGCTAATTGCTTTCGAGCTCGAAGAAGTAAGTGCCGTTCAAACCTTAGTCGAGATGGGGTTAGGTATCACCTTTACTCTCCCTTTAGCCTTAAGCAGAAGAAGCAAAAACACTGAAATCGTTCAATTGAAAATAACGGATCCGTTTTGTCAGCGCACTTTTGGCATCGCCTGGAGCAGAAAACACTTTTTATCGCAAGCGGCTTTACACTTTCAGAAATTTGTTGTGGATTTTTTCAGTAAACCTCATGAGTATAGTTAA